The Neobacillus sp. OS1-2 genome includes a window with the following:
- a CDS encoding alpha/beta-type small acid-soluble spore protein, translated as MARNKLLVPGAGNVLDQMKEEIANEFGVQLGADTTARANGSVGGEMTKRLIAYAEQSLRNQQGQ; from the coding sequence ATGGCTAGAAACAAACTGTTGGTTCCTGGAGCGGGCAATGTTTTGGATCAAATGAAAGAAGAAATTGCTAACGAGTTTGGAGTACAACTTGGTGCTGATACGACCGCACGAGCAAACGGTTCAGTCGGCGGCGAGATGACAAAACGACTTATTGCTTATGCTGAACAATCATTGCGAAATCAACAAGGTCAGTAA
- the dapA gene encoding 4-hydroxy-tetrahydrodipicolinate synthase → MMNFGQVLTAMVTPFDQQGEIDFNATKNLVNYLISNGTDGLVVAGTTGESPTLTTEEKVALFRYVVKVVDGRIPVIAGTGSNNTRASISLTKQAEEVGVDGIMLVAPYYNKPSQEGLYQHFKAIAGSTSLPVMLYNIPGRTGINMNVDTIVRLSKVSNIVSIKEASGNLDAMAEIISQTAEDFTLYSGDDGLTLPVLAIGGTGIISVASHIIGNEMQEIVNNYKNGQLKEAAAAHRRLLPIMKALFAAPNPTPVKAALNMTGVHVGGVRLPLVPLTSNEELALKDVLPFGIMEG, encoded by the coding sequence ATGATGAATTTTGGCCAAGTTTTAACGGCAATGGTGACGCCATTTGATCAACAGGGTGAGATTGATTTTAATGCAACAAAAAATTTAGTGAATTATTTAATTTCGAATGGGACCGATGGATTAGTTGTCGCGGGAACAACAGGTGAGTCCCCTACATTAACAACTGAGGAAAAGGTCGCTTTATTTAGATATGTTGTCAAGGTGGTGGATGGCAGAATCCCTGTTATTGCCGGAACGGGCTCGAATAACACTAGAGCTTCGATTAGTTTAACCAAGCAAGCCGAAGAAGTAGGCGTAGATGGAATTATGCTTGTTGCTCCATACTACAATAAGCCATCTCAAGAAGGTTTATACCAACATTTTAAAGCTATAGCTGGATCTACTTCATTGCCGGTAATGCTCTATAATATCCCTGGCCGAACCGGTATTAATATGAATGTTGACACCATTGTTCGCCTTTCCAAAGTTTCAAATATTGTTTCAATCAAAGAAGCGAGCGGGAACCTTGATGCTATGGCAGAAATTATTAGTCAAACAGCCGAGGATTTTACGCTGTACAGTGGTGATGACGGCTTAACATTGCCTGTTTTAGCCATTGGTGGTACGGGAATTATCTCTGTTGCTTCCCATATCATTGGTAATGAAATGCAGGAGATAGTCAATAACTATAAAAATGGACAGCTTAAAGAGGCTGCGGCGGCACATCGACGATTACTCCCGATTATGAAAGCCTTATTTGCAGCGCCAAACCCTACCCCGGTAAAGGCGGCATTAAACATGACGGGGGTCCATGTCGGAGGCGTTCGTTTACCATTAGTACCGTTAACCAGTAACGAAGAACTGGCACTAAAAGATGTTTTACCATTTGGAATCATGGAAGGATAA
- a CDS encoding aminodeoxychorismate lyase, translated as MRINLLGSFAAGILISTTIFGAVYLANPSEQSTTTVKTAENRLTVKPSEKEMKQKLETKGYVVQTKAEFEKNVNDAKASGQKTATPADNQSTKTVTKVVVNVAEGMTSIDVGKALAQASLVKDAFAFSQDIEHKGLENRLRPGVYVVDSEMTYDQMVSTIFK; from the coding sequence ATGAGAATTAACTTACTAGGCAGCTTTGCAGCAGGAATTCTTATCAGCACAACTATTTTTGGTGCCGTCTACTTGGCTAATCCAAGTGAACAGTCAACAACCACTGTCAAAACGGCTGAAAACCGCTTAACTGTCAAGCCTTCAGAAAAAGAGATGAAACAAAAGCTAGAGACGAAAGGCTATGTTGTTCAAACGAAAGCTGAATTCGAAAAAAACGTCAATGACGCAAAGGCGTCTGGCCAAAAAACAGCCACTCCTGCCGATAACCAGTCTACCAAAACTGTTACGAAAGTCGTTGTGAATGTTGCAGAGGGTATGACAAGTATCGATGTAGGGAAGGCACTTGCGCAAGCAAGTTTAGTAAAGGATGCATTTGCTTTTTCACAGGATATTGAGCATAAAGGTCTAGAAAACCGTCTGCGTCCAGGAGTATATGTAGTGGATAGCGAAATGACCTACGATCAAATGGTCTCAACTATATTTAAATAA
- the adhE gene encoding bifunctional acetaldehyde-CoA/alcohol dehydrogenase has product MTMVEMVGKEKQTVTKMIDVLVENGLMALEEFRGFDQEMVDEIVKQMALAGLDQHMPLAKLAVEETGRGVYEDKIIKNMFATEYVYHNIKYDKTVGIINENEHEGMIEIAEPVGVIAGVTPVTNPTSTTMFKALISIKTRNPIIFAFHPSAQKCSSEAARVLRDAAIKAGAPENCIQWIDTPSLEATQALMNHTKISMILATGGAGMVKSAYSSGKPALGVGPGNVPCYIEKTANLNQAVNDLILSKTFDNGMICASEQAVIIDKEIYPDVKREMIANNCYFLNEEEREKVETLVINEHSCAVNPNIVGMAASKIAALAGVIVPENTKILVAEVKGVGPKYPLSREKLSPVLACFKVSGHEEGYKRAEEMLEFGGLGHSAVIHTTDQTVIKEFGLRMKAGRIIVNAPSSQGAIGDIYNAYLPSLTLGCGSYGGNSVSTNVGAVHLINIKKVAKRNVNMQWFKVPSKIYFEKNSTQYLAKMPKISKAFIVTDPGMVKLGYVDKVLYYLRKRPDYVHCEIFSEVEPDPSIETVMKGAEMMAKFQPDVIIALGGGSAMDAAKGMWLFYEYPDAEFFGLKQKFLDIRKRIVKYPHLGERAQFVAIPTTSGTGSEVTSFSVITDKEANIKYPLADYELTPDVAIIDPQFVMTVPKHITADTGLDVLTHAIEAYVSCMANDFTDGLAMKAIQLVFEYLPRAYRNGSDEEAREKVHNASTIAGMAFANAFLGINHSLAHKLGAEFHIAHGRANAVLMPHVIRYNALKPRKFTAFPKYDHFKADKRYAEIARMLGLPAKTTEEGVESLVQAIIQLAKELDVPMSLSANHIDHVEFESKVDLLANRAFEDQCTTANPKLPLVTELAEIYRLAYKGI; this is encoded by the coding sequence ATGACAATGGTAGAAATGGTAGGAAAAGAAAAACAAACTGTAACGAAAATGATCGATGTCTTGGTGGAAAATGGTTTAATGGCATTAGAGGAATTCCGCGGCTTTGATCAAGAAATGGTGGATGAGATCGTTAAGCAAATGGCGTTAGCAGGCCTTGATCAGCATATGCCACTTGCAAAACTTGCTGTTGAGGAAACTGGCAGAGGCGTCTATGAAGATAAAATCATCAAAAATATGTTTGCGACAGAGTATGTCTATCATAATATCAAATATGATAAAACGGTTGGTATCATTAATGAGAACGAACATGAAGGAATGATAGAAATTGCTGAGCCAGTAGGGGTTATCGCTGGGGTTACACCTGTCACAAACCCAACTTCTACTACCATGTTTAAAGCACTAATATCGATAAAGACAAGAAATCCAATCATATTCGCCTTTCATCCATCGGCACAGAAATGCAGCAGTGAAGCAGCAAGGGTCCTAAGAGATGCAGCGATTAAAGCCGGAGCACCAGAAAATTGTATCCAATGGATTGATACTCCATCCCTTGAGGCGACGCAAGCATTGATGAACCACACGAAAATATCAATGATTCTCGCAACTGGTGGGGCTGGCATGGTCAAATCTGCATACAGCTCTGGTAAACCTGCCCTTGGCGTTGGACCTGGGAATGTACCTTGTTATATTGAAAAAACAGCCAATCTAAATCAGGCGGTCAACGATTTAATTTTATCAAAAACATTCGATAACGGCATGATTTGTGCCTCTGAACAAGCCGTTATAATTGATAAAGAAATTTATCCTGATGTAAAACGGGAAATGATTGCGAACAATTGCTATTTCTTAAATGAGGAAGAAAGAGAAAAGGTTGAAACATTAGTAATCAATGAACATTCATGTGCCGTTAATCCAAACATCGTTGGTATGGCTGCTTCAAAAATTGCTGCCTTGGCAGGTGTTATTGTTCCAGAAAACACAAAAATCCTTGTGGCGGAGGTAAAAGGCGTAGGTCCTAAGTATCCATTATCAAGAGAAAAGTTAAGTCCAGTCTTAGCCTGCTTTAAGGTTAGTGGTCATGAGGAAGGCTATAAAAGAGCGGAAGAAATGCTTGAATTTGGTGGTTTAGGACATTCCGCGGTCATTCATACTACTGATCAAACTGTCATCAAGGAATTTGGCTTACGAATGAAAGCCGGGCGAATCATCGTAAATGCTCCTTCTTCACAGGGTGCGATTGGTGATATTTATAACGCTTACCTTCCTTCATTGACACTTGGCTGCGGTTCGTATGGTGGAAACTCTGTATCTACTAACGTTGGTGCGGTTCATTTAATCAATATTAAAAAAGTTGCGAAAAGGAATGTCAATATGCAATGGTTTAAAGTACCATCCAAAATTTACTTTGAGAAAAATTCTACCCAGTATTTAGCGAAAATGCCTAAGATCTCGAAAGCATTTATTGTCACTGACCCTGGAATGGTAAAATTAGGATATGTAGATAAGGTGCTTTACTATTTAAGGAAACGTCCAGATTATGTCCATTGTGAAATTTTTTCGGAGGTAGAACCGGATCCTTCCATTGAAACAGTGATGAAGGGGGCTGAAATGATGGCTAAATTCCAGCCGGATGTGATTATTGCTCTTGGTGGCGGTTCAGCAATGGATGCTGCCAAAGGAATGTGGTTGTTCTATGAATATCCGGATGCAGAGTTCTTTGGCTTAAAACAAAAATTCTTAGACATTCGCAAACGGATTGTTAAGTATCCGCATCTTGGTGAAAGGGCTCAATTCGTGGCAATTCCGACAACATCTGGAACTGGATCCGAAGTAACATCATTCTCAGTTATTACCGATAAAGAGGCCAATATTAAATATCCTCTTGCAGACTATGAATTGACACCGGATGTAGCGATTATTGATCCACAATTCGTAATGACCGTTCCAAAACATATTACCGCCGATACAGGTTTGGACGTATTGACACATGCGATCGAAGCCTATGTCTCTTGTATGGCGAATGACTTTACGGACGGTCTGGCGATGAAGGCAATTCAATTGGTATTTGAATACCTGCCAAGAGCTTACAGAAATGGCAGTGATGAAGAGGCCCGTGAAAAAGTTCATAATGCGTCAACGATTGCCGGTATGGCCTTTGCAAATGCCTTTTTAGGTATTAACCATAGCCTTGCGCATAAATTAGGGGCCGAATTCCATATCGCCCATGGTCGTGCGAATGCCGTGCTCATGCCACATGTTATTCGCTATAATGCATTAAAACCGAGGAAGTTTACTGCGTTTCCGAAGTATGACCATTTCAAGGCTGACAAACGGTATGCAGAAATAGCCAGAATGCTTGGCTTACCTGCGAAGACGACTGAGGAGGGGGTGGAAAGTCTCGTTCAGGCTATCATTCAATTGGCGAAAGAACTAGATGTTCCAATGAGCCTTTCCGCAAACCATATCGATCATGTTGAATTTGAAAGCAAGGTTGATCTGCTGGCAAACCGTGCCTTTGAAGATCAATGCACAACTGCCAATCCAAAACTACCGTTAGTAACAGAATTGGCTGAGATTTATCGATTAGCTTATAAAGGTATATAA
- the pabB gene encoding aminodeoxychorismate synthase component I, whose amino-acid sequence MNQSPILSFEFLDSNGKIKPLTFQDPIRLITAHTITDVIPCLQLVEEAIKNGFYAAGFLSYESAPAFDSSYIVNRGNKMPLLWFGIFREPLHQSLISTNPYSLSQWESSVDRDEYNQSILSIKTKIESGNTYQTNYTIRLNSHFCGDDIAFFEKLKAAQASNYCAYLNTGEHSILSASPELFFHLKGDFITTRPMKGTIKRGKTIAEDEANAKWLYYSEKNRAENVMIVDLLRNDLSMIAELGTVSVPKLFEIEQYPTVHQMTSSITAKVSSQTTIIDVFKALFPCGSITGAPKVSTMGIITDLESTPREVYCGAIGFITPEKEAIFNVPIRTVFIEHQSGHATYGVGGGITWDSTAEGEYQEILAKASFLKESNAEFQLLESLLLEKGEYFLFEEHLHRLKNSAQYFGYPCDTKDIQRDLETFSKENGDVLMKVRLLLAENGVINIEGTPIAQQGSALKVILANEPVDKNNLYLYHKTTNREVYSSFQHEKPTEVFDVLLWNYDSELTEFTNGNVVLEIGGSLWTPPIESGLLAGTFREVLLRNGEIREKIVTVADLHKSTKIWFINSVRKWLEVQLINH is encoded by the coding sequence ATGAATCAATCTCCTATACTTTCATTTGAATTTCTTGATTCAAACGGTAAAATAAAACCGCTAACATTTCAAGATCCGATCCGGCTGATTACAGCACACACTATCACAGACGTAATCCCTTGCTTACAACTTGTTGAGGAGGCAATTAAAAATGGGTTCTATGCTGCCGGCTTTTTATCCTACGAAAGTGCACCAGCATTCGATTCCTCCTATATAGTCAATAGGGGAAATAAAATGCCTCTCTTATGGTTTGGAATTTTTCGAGAGCCGCTGCACCAATCACTTATCAGTACTAATCCTTATTCACTTTCCCAATGGGAATCATCCGTTGACAGGGATGAATACAATCAATCAATATTATCCATAAAAACCAAGATTGAAAGCGGAAACACTTACCAGACAAATTATACCATTCGTCTGAATTCTCATTTTTGCGGTGACGATATTGCATTTTTTGAAAAACTAAAAGCGGCACAAGCGTCCAATTACTGTGCCTATCTCAATACCGGTGAGCATAGCATTTTATCTGCCTCTCCCGAATTGTTTTTTCACTTGAAAGGTGACTTCATCACAACCAGGCCAATGAAAGGAACAATAAAAAGAGGCAAAACCATTGCTGAAGATGAAGCGAACGCCAAGTGGCTTTACTATTCAGAAAAAAACCGCGCTGAAAATGTGATGATCGTCGACCTGCTTCGCAACGATTTAAGCATGATCGCTGAACTTGGTACTGTTTCCGTGCCAAAGCTCTTTGAAATCGAACAATACCCAACCGTCCATCAAATGACCTCGTCAATAACGGCAAAGGTTTCTAGCCAAACAACCATTATTGATGTTTTTAAGGCACTTTTTCCCTGCGGTTCTATTACTGGTGCGCCAAAGGTCAGCACGATGGGAATCATCACTGACTTGGAATCGACACCGCGTGAGGTTTATTGTGGAGCGATTGGCTTTATAACACCTGAAAAGGAAGCCATCTTTAATGTCCCGATTCGAACCGTATTCATTGAACATCAATCGGGGCACGCAACCTATGGTGTTGGCGGGGGAATCACCTGGGATTCCACAGCTGAGGGTGAATATCAAGAAATTCTGGCTAAAGCAAGTTTTCTCAAAGAAAGCAATGCTGAGTTTCAATTGCTGGAAAGCTTGTTATTGGAAAAAGGAGAATATTTCCTATTCGAAGAACATCTCCATCGCCTGAAAAATTCGGCTCAATACTTTGGATATCCATGTGATACGAAGGATATCCAAAGGGATCTAGAAACTTTTTCGAAAGAAAATGGAGATGTTCTTATGAAGGTCCGGCTGCTTTTAGCGGAAAACGGAGTGATCAACATTGAAGGTACTCCGATTGCTCAACAAGGGTCAGCATTGAAGGTAATACTTGCCAATGAACCTGTAGATAAAAATAATCTTTATTTGTACCATAAAACAACAAATCGAGAAGTATATTCTTCATTTCAACATGAGAAGCCCACCGAAGTTTTCGACGTTCTCCTTTGGAATTATGACAGTGAACTAACAGAGTTTACAAATGGAAATGTCGTCTTGGAAATAGGGGGCTCATTATGGACACCGCCTATTGAGAGCGGATTGTTAGCAGGCACGTTTCGTGAGGTATTACTAAGGAATGGAGAAATCCGCGAAAAAATCGTAACCGTTGCAGATTTACATAAAAGTACAAAAATCTGGTTCATCAATAGTGTGCGTAAATGGCTGGAAGTACAACTTATCAACCACTAA